A single genomic interval of Brevibacillus brevis harbors:
- a CDS encoding RNA polymerase sigma factor: MKENYDAELMRLVNEKNGHALEELYDRYIKLVYSFVMKFCNGNEDKTKEIIQLVFLRLWTTNSYYDPAQGSFVNWLLTITRNICIDYLRKEKRHTQHHQEELEEIADPANTVEQRVNTNDIAMAKNKLPTAQRKLIDLLYWKGYSLSEIAKLEQEPLGTIKSRLHQALKGLRKHLELEDLK, from the coding sequence ATGAAAGAAAATTATGATGCGGAATTAATGCGATTGGTAAACGAAAAAAATGGTCACGCATTAGAGGAACTCTATGATCGATATATAAAGCTTGTTTACAGCTTTGTTATGAAGTTTTGCAATGGGAATGAGGATAAGACGAAAGAGATTATTCAGTTGGTCTTTTTGAGGCTATGGACAACAAACAGCTATTACGATCCTGCTCAAGGCAGCTTTGTAAATTGGCTCCTCACGATTACCCGCAATATTTGTATTGACTACCTCCGCAAAGAGAAGAGGCATACGCAACACCATCAAGAGGAACTTGAAGAGATCGCCGACCCTGCTAATACAGTCGAGCAACGAGTAAATACGAATGATATTGCAATGGCGAAAAACAAATTGCCGACGGCGCAAAGAAAATTAATCGATTTGCTTTATTGGAAAGGGTATTCTCTTTCAGAGATCGCCAAGCTGGAACAAGAGCCGCTCGGCACGATTAAAAGCAGGCTTCACCAGGCTCTTAAAGGATTGAGGAAGCATTTGGAACTGGAGGATTTAAAATGA
- a CDS encoding extracellular solute-binding protein — MKKIVFLAALLLFVFTSAGMSAYAQMDGKSASQATLNASQSDQVIRVYGPGGPLGPIKEAAEQFSAETGMKVEVTAGPEGNWIGQAKQDADIIFGGSEYMLQDFIFNHPEMIDTKSRTALYPRAAGILVRKGNPKKIESLEDLTKKGVKIIDVNGAGQLGLWEDMAGRKGLIEGISQNINLSVKSSAEAIERWKSNSSLDAWITYESWHYRLQDVTDLVELPEEEKLYRGTPIVLTKITDQKKEAQQFIDYLKTEKSHQIFQKWGWK, encoded by the coding sequence ATGAAGAAGATCGTGTTCCTAGCAGCTCTATTGCTCTTTGTCTTTACGTCTGCCGGAATGTCAGCCTATGCACAAATGGACGGTAAGTCGGCGTCCCAGGCGACATTAAATGCCAGCCAAAGTGATCAAGTCATCCGGGTATACGGACCAGGTGGACCACTTGGACCGATCAAGGAAGCTGCTGAACAATTTTCAGCTGAAACAGGAATGAAGGTGGAAGTAACAGCCGGACCAGAGGGCAATTGGATCGGCCAAGCAAAGCAAGATGCAGATATTATTTTCGGTGGCTCCGAGTATATGCTACAGGACTTCATCTTTAACCACCCCGAAATGATCGACACGAAATCACGTACGGCGCTTTACCCGCGTGCTGCAGGAATATTGGTGAGGAAAGGAAATCCTAAGAAGATTGAAAGCCTGGAGGATTTAACGAAAAAGGGAGTCAAAATAATCGATGTGAATGGAGCTGGCCAGCTTGGCCTGTGGGAAGACATGGCAGGCAGAAAAGGGCTGATCGAAGGCATTTCTCAAAATATTAACCTTTCTGTAAAGTCGAGTGCCGAAGCCATTGAACGATGGAAATCGAATTCCAGCCTGGACGCCTGGATTACCTATGAATCGTGGCATTACCGGCTCCAGGATGTGACTGACCTGGTCGAACTGCCCGAAGAAGAAAAGCTCTATCGAGGAACGCCGATCGTCTTGACGAAAATCACTGATCAGAAAAAAGAGGCACAGCAATTTATTGATTATTTAAAAACGGAAAAATCTCACCAAATCTTTCAAAAATGGGGCTGGAAGTAA
- a CDS encoding fatty acid--CoA ligase family protein translates to MYHLNESLMQSAKQFSDRPAFIFMGETTTYAQFNQQVEHLAAGLARHGIGKGDAVALLMDNRPHFVSAYYAILRVGAVVVPMNPIYTAREISFILTNSKAKAAIALSALQPVLTPMKDQIEDLQLLIYTESIENEITIDQLVQEGQGSETGYAEPERNEDDLAVILYTSGTTGQPKGAMLSHRNMASNAEAMGILFELVPEDRMVAVLPMFHVFCMTVCMNGPIRTGAAIIIVPKFHPADVLQTIQEQKATCFAGVPTMYNYLLQLPTATKEDFSSIRIYCSGGASMPVELLHKFEAKYDAKVLEGYGLSEAAPATTFNPLHGTRKPGSVGVDIPLVKNKVVDPEGNEVARGEVGELVVHGPNVMIGYLGLPDDTAAALRDGWLYTGDMARMDEEGYVYIVDRKKDMILVDGYNVYPREVEEVLYQHPAIIEAAVIGIPDEVHGEAVKAFVALKEIAVSQEDIMAFCRDKLAKYKVPRQVEFVAELPKNSTGKILRRSLRTS, encoded by the coding sequence ATGTATCATTTGAATGAAAGCCTCATGCAGAGCGCGAAACAGTTTTCGGATCGCCCAGCCTTCATCTTTATGGGAGAAACGACTACGTATGCACAATTCAATCAGCAGGTCGAACATCTCGCGGCAGGACTTGCCAGGCACGGGATTGGAAAAGGGGATGCTGTCGCCCTGCTCATGGATAATCGGCCCCATTTTGTTAGCGCTTACTATGCGATACTCCGCGTAGGAGCAGTCGTTGTTCCCATGAACCCCATCTATACAGCGCGCGAAATTAGCTTCATTCTAACCAACAGTAAAGCAAAGGCAGCCATTGCCTTATCCGCGTTACAGCCGGTACTAACCCCGATGAAGGACCAAATAGAAGATTTACAGCTTCTCATCTACACGGAATCCATTGAAAATGAAATAACGATCGATCAGCTTGTACAGGAAGGGCAAGGGTCAGAGACAGGGTACGCGGAGCCGGAACGAAACGAAGATGACCTCGCTGTAATCCTGTACACATCAGGTACGACGGGCCAGCCAAAAGGAGCGATGCTCTCCCACCGCAATATGGCTTCGAATGCGGAAGCGATGGGGATATTGTTCGAGCTGGTGCCAGAAGATCGCATGGTCGCGGTACTTCCGATGTTTCATGTCTTCTGCATGACGGTGTGCATGAATGGCCCGATTCGCACGGGAGCGGCCATTATTATTGTGCCGAAATTTCATCCGGCAGACGTCCTCCAAACGATTCAGGAGCAAAAGGCCACATGTTTTGCAGGTGTTCCGACCATGTACAACTATCTGCTACAGTTGCCGACTGCGACAAAAGAAGATTTCTCCTCCATCCGGATATACTGCTCGGGAGGTGCATCCATGCCCGTCGAGCTCCTGCACAAATTCGAAGCGAAATACGATGCCAAGGTACTGGAGGGCTACGGTTTGTCAGAGGCGGCTCCAGCTACAACGTTTAACCCATTGCACGGGACCAGAAAGCCAGGATCGGTTGGAGTCGATATCCCGCTCGTGAAAAACAAGGTCGTCGATCCCGAAGGAAACGAAGTCGCACGTGGAGAAGTGGGCGAGCTGGTTGTACATGGGCCAAACGTTATGATAGGGTACCTCGGGTTGCCAGATGATACGGCTGCGGCGCTTCGAGATGGTTGGCTGTATACGGGAGACATGGCTCGTATGGATGAAGAAGGATATGTGTACATCGTTGATCGGAAAAAAGACATGATTCTCGTTGATGGTTATAACGTGTACCCGCGTGAAGTAGAAGAAGTGCTTTACCAGCACCCAGCGATTATCGAGGCCGCTGTGATTGGAATTCCTGACGAGGTACATGGCGAAGCAGTCAAGGCATTTGTGGCATTGAAGGAAATTGCGGTTTCCCAAGAGGATATCATGGCATTTTGTCGTGACAAGCTGGCGAAATACAAAGTTCCCCGTCAGGTCGAATTCGTAGCTGAGCTTCCTAAAAACAGTACGGGGAAAATCTTGCGTCGCTCATTGCGCACCTCGTAA
- a CDS encoding MFS transporter, whose product MMARITMVMLFVLYMINYADKTIAGYSAVPIMTEFSLNEKEWGLVGSSFFWLFSIAGIVGAALSDRIGTKKMLAIMALSWTVIQFGAYAIAGLPMLVVARVLLGIGEGPFWATVVSHLNKWFPEEKRGLVYSTVNFGAFVGAVASAPMIVALIDSYGWRFSWAFMGALSLIWLLVWLWIGKEKPLVSVAPAKVEAPTLPKAKWSDISGVLLSSTFLFCFLIYFAQIWGTTFASVWEPVYLVKVFQFTNQEMAYAIAGTGLLAGLMTILISSIGDRFFKKHRSYRKSYVLVGGVSIILGGLCFYGVTLVQSTALVLILLCLGKGFAFSVGTAASVIVSSLLPERTGLLVGVLSSLVTLAGIISPLVTGSIVQSAGDIGTGFGNAMIVNGLLFIICGVLFLLFVKRNEQVIQSAPPITHVS is encoded by the coding sequence ATGATGGCCAGAATCACAATGGTTATGTTATTTGTGCTATACATGATCAATTATGCGGATAAAACGATTGCGGGATATTCTGCCGTGCCGATTATGACCGAATTTTCATTGAACGAGAAGGAATGGGGACTTGTCGGAAGCAGCTTTTTCTGGCTTTTTTCCATCGCCGGGATTGTAGGCGCCGCATTATCGGACCGCATCGGGACGAAAAAAATGCTAGCGATCATGGCGCTGTCCTGGACAGTCATCCAATTTGGCGCTTATGCGATCGCGGGTTTGCCGATGCTTGTCGTTGCGCGGGTATTGCTTGGAATAGGGGAAGGGCCATTTTGGGCAACGGTTGTCAGCCATTTGAACAAATGGTTCCCTGAAGAAAAGCGTGGACTGGTTTATTCAACGGTGAACTTCGGTGCTTTCGTCGGTGCGGTTGCTTCCGCACCGATGATTGTCGCGCTAATTGATAGCTATGGATGGCGATTTTCCTGGGCGTTTATGGGCGCACTCAGTCTGATATGGCTCTTGGTCTGGCTATGGATTGGAAAAGAAAAACCACTTGTCAGCGTCGCTCCTGCAAAAGTCGAAGCTCCCACCTTGCCAAAAGCGAAATGGTCAGATATATCCGGTGTCTTGCTCTCATCCACGTTTCTATTCTGTTTTTTAATCTATTTTGCACAAATTTGGGGGACGACGTTTGCCTCCGTATGGGAGCCTGTCTATCTCGTCAAGGTTTTCCAGTTTACGAATCAGGAAATGGCCTATGCGATTGCTGGCACGGGACTTTTGGCTGGACTGATGACCATTCTGATATCTTCGATTGGTGATCGTTTCTTTAAAAAGCATCGCAGCTATCGTAAATCATATGTTCTGGTTGGCGGTGTTTCGATTATTTTAGGGGGACTGTGCTTTTACGGTGTTACCCTTGTTCAATCTACGGCACTTGTCTTGATCCTCCTGTGCCTCGGAAAAGGATTTGCTTTTTCTGTAGGAACAGCCGCCTCTGTCATTGTCAGTAGCTTGTTGCCGGAACGCACGGGACTTTTGGTAGGCGTGTTGTCCAGCTTAGTTACTTTGGCAGGGATCATCTCGCCGCTGGTAACGGGCTCTATCGTTCAATCAGCCGGAGATATCGGCACTGGTTTTGGCAACGCCATGATCGTCAACGGATTGCTCTTTATCATTTGCGGCGTGCTTTTCCTGCTCTTTGTGAAGCGCAATGAACAAGTCATTCAATCAGCACCGCCAATCACCCATGTTTCCTAA
- a CDS encoding CapA family protein: MTKPIWFTATGDSFITRNLPYRDQAFQELSSLLHRADVRIANLETTVHDHEGYPSAQSGGTWAMSPPSVLQVMKDYGFNMIGWANNHTLDYLYGGLEATERYLNEYGFVHAGAGKNLAEAGAPRYLECEGARVALIAATSTFHPWWAAGDQRSDSIGRPGINPMRYVMTHHITEEKLADLQAIAEATDINAFNKLLIEEGFMNDPGKEVFLFGNARFMVSNQEGTTTQPHPRDLNRIVKTIEEANRRADYVIVSIHAHEMKGEAKEVAADFLPVFAKACIDAGAHAVVGHGPHLLRGIEIYNNRPIFYSLGDFVFQTEAVTSQPADFYEHYGLDHTHNVADALEAMSANYTRGLCVHKEVWESVIPLWKMQDGELLELELYPIELGFDLPVHRMGWPKLSGDTSILEGLKTLSEPYGTVIEIMDGIGRVRLSK, translated from the coding sequence ATGACCAAGCCGATTTGGTTCACAGCGACTGGCGACAGCTTCATTACACGCAATCTGCCATACAGGGACCAAGCTTTTCAAGAGTTATCCAGCTTGCTGCACCGTGCGGACGTACGCATTGCGAATCTGGAGACGACCGTACACGATCATGAGGGCTATCCTAGCGCGCAGAGCGGAGGCACGTGGGCGATGTCTCCACCTTCCGTTTTGCAAGTCATGAAAGATTACGGCTTTAACATGATTGGCTGGGCAAATAACCATACGCTCGATTATTTGTACGGGGGACTGGAAGCAACCGAGAGATATCTCAATGAGTATGGCTTCGTCCATGCTGGCGCAGGCAAAAATCTCGCTGAAGCGGGAGCGCCGCGTTATCTCGAATGCGAAGGGGCCAGGGTAGCCTTGATCGCTGCGACGTCGACTTTTCATCCATGGTGGGCGGCCGGAGATCAGCGTTCAGACAGTATTGGCAGACCAGGGATCAATCCGATGCGCTATGTCATGACGCACCACATTACGGAAGAAAAGCTCGCTGATTTGCAAGCCATTGCGGAGGCGACGGACATTAACGCCTTCAACAAGCTTCTAATCGAGGAAGGCTTCATGAACGATCCGGGTAAGGAGGTCTTTCTTTTCGGAAATGCACGTTTCATGGTAAGCAACCAAGAAGGGACGACTACTCAGCCGCATCCACGCGATCTGAACAGAATCGTCAAAACGATTGAGGAGGCAAACAGGAGGGCTGATTACGTTATCGTGAGTATTCACGCTCATGAGATGAAGGGGGAAGCGAAAGAGGTTGCGGCTGATTTTTTGCCTGTTTTTGCAAAAGCTTGCATCGATGCGGGCGCACATGCAGTGGTGGGACATGGCCCACATTTATTGCGAGGCATTGAAATCTACAACAATCGGCCGATCTTTTACAGCTTGGGAGATTTTGTTTTTCAGACAGAGGCTGTTACGAGTCAACCTGCTGATTTCTACGAGCACTACGGCCTCGACCACACTCATAATGTGGCAGATGCGCTGGAAGCGATGAGTGCCAATTACACACGCGGACTCTGTGTGCACAAAGAGGTGTGGGAGTCGGTTATTCCCTTGTGGAAAATGCAAGATGGTGAGCTGCTCGAACTGGAGCTGTATCCGATTGAATTAGGCTTTGATCTGCCTGTACATCGTATGGGGTGGCCGAAATTAAGCGGGGATACCTCGATATTGGAAGGGCTCAAGACTTTAAGTGAACCATATGGCACAGTGATTGAGATCATGGATGGAATTGGGCGCGTGAGGCTTTCAAAATAG
- a CDS encoding MurR/RpiR family transcriptional regulator — MAQLVKERIRKQYGKLTASQKIICKIAIEKPSLLAIHTAKKIAEFTNTSEATVIRFCYALGYSGYTELQEEIKKSLLIGDQRKGPIQKYRDTEVTLDLSNYAHQVMESDIAYLQQGLQQMDYTLLQEVVKSIVQANRIVVVGFRWCHIPAKWLFSALNAIKGNTHLYTGAVDNADYFLTERDQEWLVIAISFPRHPSETVAMVHSAKELGAKILAITEGEFSPISQVADHLLKITTPQPVATSGMPTLFSMLNVLIKGVMLHDAENVRKRLQHYDEISSRLYSFVGEDEEDFSIF; from the coding sequence ATGGCACAACTCGTAAAAGAACGGATTCGGAAGCAGTATGGAAAGCTGACAGCAAGCCAAAAAATCATCTGTAAGATCGCGATAGAAAAGCCAAGCTTACTTGCGATCCATACCGCCAAAAAAATTGCGGAATTTACGAATACCAGTGAAGCGACTGTCATTCGCTTTTGTTATGCGTTGGGTTACTCCGGATACACAGAGCTTCAGGAAGAAATCAAAAAGTCTCTTTTAATAGGAGACCAAAGGAAGGGGCCGATCCAGAAATATCGAGACACCGAGGTTACGCTCGATCTGAGCAATTACGCGCATCAAGTGATGGAAAGCGATATTGCGTATCTTCAACAAGGCTTGCAGCAAATGGACTACACGTTGCTTCAAGAGGTGGTAAAAAGCATCGTGCAGGCAAACCGAATCGTAGTGGTAGGGTTTCGTTGGTGCCATATTCCTGCAAAATGGCTGTTCTCAGCGTTGAATGCCATCAAAGGAAACACACATCTGTATACGGGAGCAGTTGATAACGCCGATTATTTTCTCACCGAACGAGATCAAGAATGGCTGGTTATTGCGATTTCATTTCCTCGTCATCCCAGCGAAACGGTTGCAATGGTTCATTCAGCAAAAGAGCTGGGAGCGAAAATTTTGGCGATTACGGAAGGCGAGTTCTCCCCCATCAGCCAAGTCGCAGATCATCTACTGAAAATCACCACACCCCAACCTGTTGCCACTAGCGGTATGCCCACATTATTCTCCATGCTAAATGTCTTGATTAAAGGCGTCATGCTCCACGACGCGGAAAATGTCCGGAAACGATTGCAGCACTATGATGAAATCAGCTCGAGGCTATACTCGTTTGTCGGAGAGGATGAGGAAGACTTCTCGATCTTTTGA
- a CDS encoding DUF1266 domain-containing protein, protein MAPTVLTYNQKGHRLFLRALSSVCFSKSGAYYYALYHENLSRRTCLFLLKEKQITDKTALIDTIKWLISEGKREEFNRLRHFLFTFSESERTAYIQALPEDHQSKSQLILVDYYSRCLPSEGIAAHDYAWCILLSRAGLKLGYLQKDQAIEYMLSAARLAQQAYSGWSEYIAGFVAGIDFLIQDTSFQTAKENRGFYTKLLASRYSPMRQVDWNVALNSSE, encoded by the coding sequence ATGGCACCCACCGTTCTTACATATAATCAGAAGGGTCACAGATTATTTCTGCGAGCTCTTTCGTCTGTTTGCTTTAGCAAAAGTGGAGCCTACTATTATGCGTTATATCATGAAAATTTAAGTAGACGAACGTGCCTATTTCTTCTTAAGGAAAAACAGATTACAGATAAGACCGCACTTATTGATACAATAAAATGGCTCATATCGGAAGGGAAGAGGGAAGAATTCAATCGTCTCCGTCATTTCTTATTTACTTTTTCCGAATCAGAACGAACGGCATACATTCAAGCGTTACCCGAGGACCATCAATCGAAATCTCAGTTGATTCTTGTCGATTACTATTCGAGATGTCTACCTTCAGAGGGGATTGCTGCTCATGACTATGCTTGGTGTATCCTTTTATCCAGAGCTGGTTTGAAACTGGGTTACTTGCAAAAGGATCAGGCAATCGAATATATGTTGAGTGCTGCAAGACTGGCACAACAAGCGTATTCCGGATGGAGTGAATATATTGCCGGTTTTGTGGCAGGAATTGATTTTTTAATTCAGGATACGTCTTTCCAAACTGCTAAAGAAAATCGAGGTTTCTACACCAAGCTGCTCGCCTCTAGGTACAGTCCCATGCGTCAAGTTGATTGGAATGTAGCTCTCAACAGTAGTGAATGA
- a CDS encoding J domain-containing protein, giving the protein MGVWEVLGIEPTKDIQSIKKAYSKKLKVHHPEDDPEGYQRLREAYDHAVKAAKKGEIKETGPSFSDENNIHIWPNPPNTVELTVETIDRLEEIDPVDEFMEQVEEVYSDFSSRIRHEQWSKLLNNDIVWNVRLKEIVEVTLLDFLHEHRFLPKRVWEFIEYCFRWRELATEDPDDRMEHFTEEFYHFYCRQLDEPALRYTFIQHADDLDYDVFLNKRETAYQALKENNLELAGQSLDEAYAMYSDDPDLLRLQGEYFLRMGEMESALAAMEHGIRIYPDDIDWYLIRSRIWYETHQFVEAKDECLYILSRMPANMGTLRLLGKCLIQLGELEKAEENYLKILESFPNDIDAITSLAHIRSEMVERAKRRPFFTRRSVIKRLYKKLGKPNFFGSVKLFWMQLPKVGVVFTLSFILFLHVLFSNSFINDTGLTPIAYLKNRIHPVELSSTEVLNQLDYSDIAQIKLPSVHFLGITEYQAKAQTGAISTRYNSSYSKQRNWARSILPTGWFYVAKIDNSSIVLLVSDANQAVQIQKSNFIDSPGTIVKMPQELPDYVWEVLQITDFGSKYKDSKFVVDKLIVVHNVTNEVPVKALIYSVLLLVLYAFLLRLFVRTYKTVRF; this is encoded by the coding sequence ATGGGTGTGTGGGAAGTACTGGGGATTGAACCCACAAAAGATATTCAATCGATTAAAAAAGCCTACTCCAAAAAACTGAAGGTTCACCACCCAGAGGATGATCCGGAAGGCTATCAAAGGCTAAGAGAAGCATATGACCATGCAGTGAAGGCTGCGAAAAAGGGAGAAATCAAAGAAACTGGCCCGTCGTTCAGCGATGAAAACAACATCCATATCTGGCCCAATCCTCCCAACACCGTCGAGCTAACAGTTGAAACTATAGACCGACTAGAAGAGATTGACCCAGTAGATGAATTCATGGAACAAGTTGAAGAGGTGTATTCTGATTTCTCTTCCCGTATCAGGCATGAACAATGGTCAAAGCTTTTAAATAACGATATTGTCTGGAATGTAAGGCTCAAAGAAATAGTAGAAGTAACATTATTGGATTTCTTGCATGAACATCGGTTTCTCCCTAAAAGAGTTTGGGAATTCATCGAATACTGTTTTCGTTGGCGTGAACTAGCAACAGAAGATCCGGATGATCGAATGGAGCATTTCACCGAAGAGTTTTACCATTTTTATTGTAGACAATTGGATGAACCTGCTCTTCGTTATACCTTTATACAGCATGCAGACGATTTAGACTACGATGTGTTTCTGAACAAGCGGGAGACGGCATATCAGGCACTTAAGGAAAACAATCTGGAACTGGCAGGTCAATCGCTTGATGAAGCATATGCGATGTATTCAGATGATCCTGACTTGCTTCGGCTACAGGGTGAATACTTCCTTCGAATGGGTGAAATGGAGTCTGCTCTTGCTGCAATGGAACACGGAATCCGTATTTATCCAGATGACATCGATTGGTATCTGATTCGATCTCGGATATGGTATGAAACCCATCAATTCGTAGAAGCAAAAGACGAATGTCTGTACATCCTCTCACGTATGCCTGCCAATATGGGTACCCTGCGTCTGTTGGGGAAATGCCTCATTCAACTTGGTGAGTTAGAGAAGGCAGAGGAGAACTACTTGAAGATATTGGAGAGTTTTCCGAATGATATCGATGCCATAACCAGCCTTGCACATATCCGTTCTGAGATGGTGGAGCGGGCCAAGCGGAGGCCCTTTTTCACCAGAAGATCAGTCATAAAGAGATTGTATAAAAAGCTTGGGAAGCCCAATTTTTTTGGCAGTGTGAAACTGTTTTGGATGCAGTTGCCCAAAGTAGGTGTCGTATTCACTCTATCCTTCATTCTTTTTCTACATGTTTTGTTCTCTAATTCTTTCATCAATGATACCGGATTAACACCTATTGCCTATCTAAAAAATAGGATTCATCCTGTAGAACTATCTTCCACTGAGGTGCTGAATCAACTGGATTATTCTGATATCGCCCAAATAAAGCTTCCCAGTGTTCATTTTCTAGGAATAACAGAGTATCAAGCAAAAGCCCAAACCGGTGCTATCAGTACTCGATATAATTCTTCCTACAGTAAGCAACGTAATTGGGCTCGGAGCATTCTCCCCACAGGATGGTTTTATGTTGCTAAGATTGATAACTCATCAATCGTTTTATTGGTCTCAGATGCCAATCAAGCAGTGCAGATACAAAAAAGTAATTTCATTGATTCGCCAGGAACAATCGTGAAAATGCCGCAAGAGTTACCTGATTATGTATGGGAAGTTTTACAGATTACAGACTTTGGATCCAAATACAAAGATTCCAAATTTGTTGTCGATAAACTAATTGTTGTACATAATGTCACTAATGAAGTTCCCGTTAAAGCATTGATTTATTCCGTATTGTTACTAGTTCTCTATGCATTTTTGCTTCGACTGTTTGTCAGAACCTACAAAACGGTCCGATTCTAA
- the nrdF gene encoding class 1b ribonucleoside-diphosphate reductase subunit beta, giving the protein MKAVNWNRPDDDFTMTFWNQNIMQFWTDDEIPLSDDKMSWMELSATERDTYKKVLGGLTLLDTVQGGVGMPKIMEHVDGLQRKAVLAFMGMMEQIHAKSYSSIFTTLASTEEIDGIFSWVENNPHLQKKATLISKRYQEIENPKDLYMAMVASVFLESYLFYSGFFYPLYLAGQGKMTSSGEIIDLIVRDESIHGLYVGVLAQEVYQGLSVVEQTAAKEELYALLHELQENEEAYTTSLYTEIGLADEVHAYVRYNANKALMNLGLDPLFPEEEVNPIVLNGIRTQTKQHDFFSKKGNGYVRTLNVEPLTDADFTF; this is encoded by the coding sequence ATGAAAGCAGTCAATTGGAACAGGCCGGACGACGATTTTACGATGACGTTTTGGAATCAAAACATCATGCAGTTCTGGACGGATGATGAGATTCCGCTGTCAGATGACAAAATGTCATGGATGGAGCTCAGTGCGACTGAACGGGACACGTATAAAAAAGTATTGGGCGGTCTCACCTTGCTGGATACAGTTCAGGGTGGAGTAGGGATGCCGAAGATCATGGAGCATGTCGATGGACTGCAAAGAAAAGCGGTTCTCGCCTTCATGGGCATGATGGAGCAAATCCATGCCAAATCGTACAGCAGTATTTTTACAACGCTGGCATCGACAGAAGAGATCGACGGTATTTTTTCGTGGGTAGAAAACAACCCACATTTGCAAAAGAAAGCCACCCTCATCTCGAAACGCTATCAAGAAATTGAGAATCCAAAAGACTTGTACATGGCGATGGTAGCGTCCGTCTTCCTGGAAAGCTATCTGTTTTACAGCGGCTTCTTCTATCCGCTCTATTTGGCGGGGCAAGGAAAGATGACAAGCAGCGGGGAAATTATCGACCTGATTGTTCGCGACGAGAGCATCCACGGACTCTATGTCGGCGTTCTCGCGCAAGAAGTCTATCAAGGTCTGAGTGTGGTCGAGCAGACCGCAGCAAAAGAGGAGCTGTATGCCCTTTTGCATGAGCTGCAAGAAAATGAAGAGGCTTATACGACGTCGTTGTATACGGAAATCGGATTGGCTGACGAGGTTCATGCTTATGTGCGCTACAACGCGAACAAAGCATTGATGAACCTGGGGCTGGACCCGCTATTCCCGGAGGAAGAAGTGAACCCGATCGTGCTGAACGGCATTCGCACGCAGACGAAGCAGCATGACTTCTTCTCGAAAAAAGGAAATGGTTATGTCCGCACGCTAAACGTAGAGCCGTTGACTGATGCTGATTTTACATTTTAG